One genomic segment of Panicum virgatum strain AP13 chromosome 2N, P.virgatum_v5, whole genome shotgun sequence includes these proteins:
- the LOC120658217 gene encoding pentatricopeptide repeat-containing protein At1g20300, mitochondrial-like, with translation MALLLKPKHHLSETGRIILLRRLCDGTPAPPAPTEPSPPPLNRAEIKLLDALHAALLDHRRANPAAELPVSPPFDTLPSLSAAVSGLLPSPPSPHLPLHLLRRLLALRRGVPLPEAVAFFHHVVPSLPEDSLPELYGAMIDLLAKHHHFPLARHLLDEMRERAVPISSQLIRALIRRYVRAEMPSEAADLFRHMEDYGAGAPDPATLAFLLGALSKKRLASEAQSLFDSCKSVFPPDVVLYTAVVHAWCRAGRLDEAERVFAEMQQSGIVPNVYTYTAVIDAMYRAGQVPRAQELLCQMIDSGCPPNTATFNAIMRAHVKAGRSEQVLQVHNQMQQLGCKPDIITYNFLMETHCGKGQGNLDAALKVLAKMTAKGCVPDCHTFNPMFKLVLVLGNIDAARKLYEKMRELQCKPNVVTYNCLLRLFNKEKSMDMVLRMKRTMDAEGIEPNIHTYAILIEAFCGRGNWKRAHATLREMIEEKSFKPSKQVRDMVLTLLRKAGQLKKHEELVELMADQGFISRPASDALWSTLSAC, from the coding sequence ATGGCTCTCCTCCTCAAGCCCAAGCACCACCTCTCCGAGACCGGCCGCAtcatcctcctccgccgcctatGCGACGGCACACCAGCCCCGCCGGCCCCAACGGAACCCTCACCCCCGCCCCTGAACCGCGCGGAGATCAAGCTCCTGGACGCCCTGCACGCGGCGCTCCTCGACCACCGCCGCGCCAACCCGGCAGCCGAGCTCCCGGTATCCCCGCCGTTCGACACCCTCCCGTCCCTCTCCGCAGCTGTCTCCGGCCTGCTGCCTTCCCCGCCTTCCCCTCACCTCccgctccacctcctccgccgcctcctcgcgctcCGCCGCGGAGTTCCGCTCCCCGAGGCCgtcgccttcttccaccacgtTGTCCCCTCCTTGCCCGAAGACTCCCTCCCCGAACTCTACGGCGCTATGATAGACCTGCTCGCCAAACACCACCATTTCCCTCTCGCGCGCCACCTGCTCGACGAAATGCGCGAGCGAGCCGTCCCCATCTCGTCACAACTCATCCGGGCCCTGATCCGCCGGTATGTCCGGGCGGAGATGCCTTCGGAAGCGGCAGACCTGTTCCGCCACATGGAAGACTATGGAGCTGGGGCTCCGGATCCTGCCACACTGGCGTTCCTCCTCGGCGCCCTCTCCAAGAAGCGCCTTGCCAGTGAGGCGCAGTCGCTGTTCGACAGCTGCAAGTCTGTCTTCCCACCGGATGTTGTTCTCTACACTGCTGTGGTGCACGCATGGTGCCGCGCTGGGCGCCTTGATGAGGCGGAGCGCGTGTTTGCAGAGATGCAGCAATCAGGGATCGTGCCAAATGTATATACCTACACTGCTGTGATTGATGCAATGTATCGTGCAGGGCAGGTTCCCCGTGCACAAGAGCTCTTGTGCCAGATGATCGATTCTGGTTGCCCGCCAAACACGGCAACGTTCAATGCAATCATGCGAGCGCATGTCAAGGCCGGCCGTTCTGAGCAGGTGCTGCAGGTGCATAACCAGATGCAGCAGCTTGGATGTAAACCAGATATCATCACTTACAATTTCTTGATGGAGACACATTGTGGGAAAGGGCAGGGCAACCTTGATGCAGCACTGAAGGTTCTTGCGAAAATGACAGCAAAAGGGTGTGTTCCTGACTGCCACACGTTCAATCCCATGTTCAAGCTGGTGCTTGTGCTCGGCAACATTGATGCTGCGCGAAAGTTGTATGAAAAGATGAGGGAGCTACAATGCAAGCCAAATGTTGTGACATACAATTGCCTTCTAAGGTTGTTCAATAAGGAGAAGTCAATGGATATGGTTCTGAGGATGAAAAGGACCATGGATGCAGAAGGAATAGAGCCAAATATTCACACCTATGCGATTCTGATTGAGGCATTCTGTGGGAGAGGGAACTGGAAGCGTGCACATGCAACACTAAGGGAAATGATCGAGGAGAAGTCCTTTAAACCCTCAAAGCAGGTGCGAGATATGGTACTGACCCTTTTGAGGAAGGCTGGACAGCTCAAGAAGCACGAAGAACTTGTTGAATTGATGGCTGACCAGGGTTTCATTAGCCGTCCGGCAAGTGATGCACTGTGGAGCACTCTCTCGGCTTGCTGA
- the LOC120658218 gene encoding uncharacterized protein At1g76070-like, producing MEKKQRKHARSRSFTAAGLASFFRSTVASFSSNFPSRARSSFNHRNAFSGPIVSIVPPEARGRRAKHRSGYRTPEPSSPKVSCIGQIKRSSSRRQKKVNPCGKNGGACPLPPRPAEETKPRGGARGSLVKRMSFFRRSRSRASSKDGCANGSCALAPPAPAGLGQMKRFASGRAAFQDFDWREEEDERRSYGGSDGEFDEDEGFVTHSAPLTLGGGVVASEPRKEVNLWRRRPMAPPSPLQLP from the coding sequence ATGGAGAAGAAGCAGCGGAAGCACGCGAGGTCCAGGAGCTTCACGGCCGCCGGGCTGGCCTCCTTCTTCCGCTCCACCgtcgcgtccttctcctccaaCTTCCCCTCCCGCGCCAGGTCCTCCTTCAACCACCGCAACGCCTTCTCGGGGCCCATCGTCTCCATCGTCCCGCCGGAGGCCCGCGGCAGGAGGGCGAAGCACCGCTCGGGGTACCGGACGCCCGAGCCCTCGTCGCCCAAGGTCTCCTGCATCGGCCAGATCAAGCGGAGCAGCTCCAGGCGCCAGAAGAAGGTCAACCCCTGCGGCAAGAACGGCGGCGCctgcccgctgccgccgcgcccggcgGAGGAGACGAAGCCCCGCGGCGGGGCCAGGGGCTCGCTCGTGAAGCGGATGTCCTTCTTCCGGCGCAGCAGGTCGCGGGCGTCGTCGAAGGACGGCTGCGCCAACGGCAGCTGCGccctggcgccgccggcgccggcggggctcGGGCAGATGAAGCGGTTTGCGAGCGGCCGCGCGGCGTTCCAGGACTTCGActggcgggaggaggaggacgaaagGAGGAGCTATGGCGGCAGCGACGGAGAGTTCGACGAGGACGAAGGGTTCGTGACGCACTCGGCGCCGCTCACgctcggcggcggggtggtggcGTCCGAGCCCAGGAAGGAGGTCAACCTGTGGAGGCGGCGCCCCATGGCCCCTCCCAGTCCGCTTCAGCTTCCTTAG